The window GAGCCGGTCACTTTCGGGGTCAACGGAGAGTACTGCGTCGTCAAGAGCGGATTCGGCCTCGACCTCGCGAAGACCGCGGACGTGTCGGCCGCGGACATCGTGGTTCACGACGCGCAGATCGACGACCCGGCCTACGCCTTCGCCCTGTCGCGGCTCAGTGACCAGAACCTCGAGCACACCGTGATGGGTATCTTCCGCCAGGTCCACCGCCCGACCTACGACGACGCTGCCCGTGATCAGGTCCGTCTGGCGCGGGAAGCCACCCCGCACGACCGGCACGCGTTGCAGTCGCTGCTGCGCGGCCGCGACACCTGGACCGTGGACTAGCCGGGCCGTGAGCTCACTCGCTCCGCTGGCCGCCGTGGTGTTGGCCGGCGGTGCGTCGCGCCGGATGGGCCGGGACAAGGCCACGCTGGCACACCCCGAGTCGTCGACCACGATGGTCGAGTACACCGTTGACGTGCTGCGTTCTCGGTGCTCCCCGGTGTTCGTGATCGCCGCACCCGGCCAGGCACTTCCGTCGGTGCAGGCGGAGGTGATTAGGGACGAGGTTCGCGGCGTCGGCCCGCTGCTGGCCACCGGCCGCGGACTTCGAGCGGCAGCGGCGGCCGGGCTGGAACGGGCCTTCGTCAGTGCCGTGGACATGCCGTATCTGTCGGTCGAGGTCATCGACGCCCTGGCCGACTACGAGGGTGTCGACATCGTGCTGCCGTGGGATGGCCGGGATCACTACCTGGCCGGGATCTACCGGACCGAGTTGGCCGACCCCATCGACGCGCTGGTGTCCGCCGGCGAACGCAGCATGCGGGCGCTGACCGAAACGGTGGTCACGCAACGCGTCGTCGTGCCGTTCAAGCGGGAGCTGGCAAATATCAATTCCCCCGAAGATCTGGCACAGCAAATAGTCGGATAAACCGGTGCTCCAATTATTCCAACGTCAATAACGATTTGATAATGGCGTCATTGTCGTGATCTCCCGGACTCGTCCGCGAGCGGGCCGAGAACGGGGCGGGCTCTGTGCGTTCGCGGGGATCGGCGCGTGGCCAGTCTGCGGTCGTCGCGGCTGACACAAGGCGCCACTCCTGTTTCTCTAAGAACTCCTGTATCAAAAATCTCAGAGATTTCAACTGACACGCCCGTAACAACTGTCCCGTTAGGTGCGATTCCCATCGCAACAGCGCAGTAATTGCGCCCCTTGGTCGGGAAGGGCACACAGATGAGCGCCATTCGCAGGATAATCACTCTGGCAGTCATCTCCGGAGCGCTCGCACTGGCCGGCGTCGTTCTGAGCTGCGGCAACGCCAGCGCAGACAGCGGTGTGAACTGGGACGCGATCGCGCAGTGCGAGTCCGGCGGCAAATGGGGGGCCGACTCCGGCAACGGCTTCTACGGCGGCCTGCAGTTCAAGCAGGCGACCTGGGCGGCCAACGGCGGCGTCGGTACTCCCCACCAGGCTTCCCGCGAGGAGCAGATCCGGGTGGCCGAGAACGTGATGCAGAAGCAGGGCCTGGGCGCCTGGCCGTCGTGCAGCAAGAACGCCGGTGCTCCCGGCTTCGCCGTCCCGGTGTCCAGCGGCACCACCGCTGCCCCGGCCCAGGCCGGATGCCAGAACCTCGGCCGCGGCCCGCTGGGCCTGATCGACTTCGGCAAGATGTGCCAGGCCCTCACCGACCCGGGCAAGGCCGTCGCCAACGCGCTCGGCATTCACTGAGTCAGACGTCGGCCCGTGGACGACGCTGCCGGCGTCAACGCCTCGGTGAGGATGTCGCGCAACTTCGCGCGCTGGCCGGCGATTCCGGCACCGATGATGGCGATCTCGGCCATGCCCCGACGATATCGTCGGTATACGCCGACTGGGGAGGTCCCGCATGACCGAAACGTCCGACTGGTTCGCCGGCTTCGACACCGTCGATCATCGAGCCGGGGACGTCACCATCCACGCCCGCGTCGGGGGACGTGCCGACGCACCACCGCTGGTGCTGCTGCACGGCTTTCCGCAGAACCACGCGATGTGGCACCGGGTGGCGCGCCGGCTCGCGCCGCACTTCCGGCTGGTACTGCCCGACCTTCGCGGCTACGGCGACTCCGCCAAGCCGCCGGGGGAGTCGGGGCACGTCAACTACTCCAAGCGCACGATGGCCGCCGACATCGTCGAGCTGATGGCCTGGCTCGGACACGACAGCTACGCGGTGTGTGGCCACGACCGTGGCGGGCGGGTCGCCCACCGCCTGGCCGTCGACCATCCCGGCGCGATCACCCGGCTGGCGGTCATCGACATCGCACCGACGCTGGACATGTACGAGGCGACCGACATGCGGTTCGCCACGTTCTACTACCACTGGTTCCACCTCATCCAGCCCAGCCCGCTGCCCGAGACGATGATCGGCGGCGACCCGCTGTTCTATCTGCACTGGTGTCTCGGCGGGTGGGGCTCGCGCGGCCTGGCTTACCTCGAGCCTGCAGCTCTGCAGTCCTACGAGCGCTGCTTCACCGACCCCGACGCCATCCACGCCATCTGCGAGGACTACCGCGCCGCGGCGAGCATCGACCTCGACCACGACCGCGCCTCGCGCGCAGCGGGGGACAAGATCGCCTGCGACACGCTGGTGTTGTGGGGTGCACGCGGGGTGATCGAGGCACTCTTCGATCCGCTCGCGTTGTGGCAGGCGCAGTGCAGCGCCCGGGTCAGCGGGCGCGCGCTGGACGGCGGTCACTTCCTCGCCGAGGAACTGCCCGACCAGACCGCGGACGCGCTAAGAGACTTCTTCTGCGCTACCAACGGGGCATGACCGCAGGAAGGCGAGTTCCCCGAAGCATTGGGATAGCCACACCCCGGTAAGTTGGCGGCCATGACCGCAGAGCAGCGTGAATTCGACATCGTCCTGTACGGGGCCACCGGCTTCGTCGGCAAGCTCACGTCCGAGTACCTCGCCCGCGCGGGTGGCGACGCCCGGGTCGCGCTGGCCGGCCGCTCGCCCGACAAGCTGCTCGCCGTCCGAGAGAGCCTCGGCGAATCGGCGCAGTCCTGGCCGATCCTGACTGCCGACGCGTCCTCGCCGTCGTCGCTGAACGACATGGCCGCCCGGACCCGGGTGGTCGTCACCACTGTCGGTCCCTACAGCCGCTACGGCCTGCCGCTGGTCGCGGCGTGCGCGGCGGCCGGCACCGACTATGCGGACCTCACCGGCGAGGCCGCGTTCGTGCGCCAGAGCATCGACGACTACCACAAGGAGGCCGTCGATACCGGCGCGCGAATCGTTCACGCGTGCGGATTCGATTCCGTCCCTTCGGATATGAGCGTCTTCGCGCTCTATAGGCGCGCCCAGCGGGACGGCACGGCACCGGGGAACTCGGCGACACCAACTTCGTGGTGCGTGCCCTCAAGGGGGGCGTGTCGGGCGGCACAGCCGCCTCGGGGATCGAGATCTTCCGTGCCGCGTCCAACGACCCCAACACCCGCCGCCTCCTCGAGGATCCCTACACGCTGTCCCCGGACCGCGCCGCCGAGCCGGAGCTCGGTCCCCAACCCGACCTGCCGTGGCGACGCGGTAAGGACATCGCCCCCGAGCTGGCGGGCACCTGGACCACCGGTTTCTTCATGGCGAACTACAACACCCGGATCGTGCGGCGCAGCAACGCCCTGCTCGGCTACGCATACGGCAAGCGGTTCCGCTACGCCGAGAATCTCAGCGTCGGCTCGTCGGTCATCGCACCGGTGGTGTCGGCGGTGGCCAGTGCTGCAAACAACGGTGCGGTTGCGTTGGGCAGCCGGTTCTTCCGCTTCATCCCGCGCCGGCTCGTCGAACGCATCGCGCCCAAGCCCGGCACCGGACCCGGCGAGCAGACCCGGGAGAGCGGCT is drawn from Candidatus Mycolicibacterium alkanivorans and contains these coding sequences:
- a CDS encoding transglycosylase family protein; the encoded protein is MSAIRRIITLAVISGALALAGVVLSCGNASADSGVNWDAIAQCESGGKWGADSGNGFYGGLQFKQATWAANGGVGTPHQASREEQIRVAENVMQKQGLGAWPSCSKNAGAPGFAVPVSSGTTAAPAQAGCQNLGRGPLGLIDFGKMCQALTDPGKAVANALGIH
- a CDS encoding alpha/beta fold hydrolase, which produces MTETSDWFAGFDTVDHRAGDVTIHARVGGRADAPPLVLLHGFPQNHAMWHRVARRLAPHFRLVLPDLRGYGDSAKPPGESGHVNYSKRTMAADIVELMAWLGHDSYAVCGHDRGGRVAHRLAVDHPGAITRLAVIDIAPTLDMYEATDMRFATFYYHWFHLIQPSPLPETMIGGDPLFYLHWCLGGWGSRGLAYLEPAALQSYERCFTDPDAIHAICEDYRAAASIDLDHDRASRAAGDKIACDTLVLWGARGVIEALFDPLALWQAQCSARVSGRALDGGHFLAEELPDQTADALRDFFCATNGA
- the mobA gene encoding molybdenum cofactor guanylyltransferase; protein product: MSSLAPLAAVVLAGGASRRMGRDKATLAHPESSTTMVEYTVDVLRSRCSPVFVIAAPGQALPSVQAEVIRDEVRGVGPLLATGRGLRAAAAAGLERAFVSAVDMPYLSVEVIDALADYEGVDIVLPWDGRDHYLAGIYRTELADPIDALVSAGERSMRALTETVVTQRVVVPFKRELANINSPEDLAQQIVG